The genomic interval CTTGCGAATGTTTTTCCGGAGATTGTTGTTGAACTTTATGAAGCTACAATTAATAAAGATTATGAAAAAGCTTTTAAACTCCTAGAGAAGGTAAATGTTTTAAGACAAATTCAACATTTTACAGATAGTATTCCTGGAATTCATGCCATGCTTGAACTAAGAGGAATAGATTCTGGATTTCCAAAAAAACCTTTTACAAAAGCATCAGATGAAGTAGTAAAGAAAATAAAATTTGCACTTGAAAACTTAGACGTTAAATTATGAAATTATGAGGTGATCGTATGAAAAAAGTTGTGGGTATGGGAGAAATTATGATTCAAATGAATCCTACAGAAAAAGGTCCTATGAGGTACCAACATTTATTTGAACAGCATGTTGCAGGTTCTGAAGGAAATGTAATAATCCAGATGCAGAGATTGGGAATACAAACAAGTTTTATTACTGCCGTTGGTTTGGATCCATTTGGGGAAATGATTATTTCAACTTTAAAGTCTGAGGGTGTTGATACAAGTTTTGTAAAAGTTGATCCTAAACATCCTACAGGGATATATTTCGTACAAAGAAGTTATCCAATTCCAGGAAAGACAAAAGTTTTTTATTATAGAAAAAATTCAGCGGCAAGTTTTATTTCCGAAAAAGATATTGATGCAAAGATTTTTGATGATGTAGATTTGTTTTTTTTAAGTGGAATAACACCAGCTTTAAGTAAAAGATGTAGAAAGGCAGCTTTGAAGGCAATTGAGATATGTGTCAAAAAGAAAATTAAGGTTGTTTTCGACACAAATATTAGAGTAAATCTTTTAAAAACGAAAAACAAAGCATTTGAAATTTTAAAACCTTTTATTGAAAGTGCGGAAGTGCTTTTTACGGGGGTTGGAGATTTAACGTTTCTTTTTGGCAAAAATTTAAGAAATAGTATAAGCGAATTACGAAAGAT from Thermosipho atlanticus DSM 15807 carries:
- a CDS encoding sugar kinase, which encodes MKKVVGMGEIMIQMNPTEKGPMRYQHLFEQHVAGSEGNVIIQMQRLGIQTSFITAVGLDPFGEMIISTLKSEGVDTSFVKVDPKHPTGIYFVQRSYPIPGKTKVFYYRKNSAASFISEKDIDAKIFDDVDLFFLSGITPALSKRCRKAALKAIEICVKKKIKVVFDTNIRVNLLKTKNKAFEILKPFIESAEVLFTGVGDLTFLFGKNLRNSISELRKIAKNAELIIVKKGKEGSICFDVNSNTYIEYSSFPVEVEDELGAGDSFDGTFLSAMLRGYSFEKCLRYANASGAMAVSLKGDIEPLPTWKDLDLFLEVYEKSEEKLLR